In Bradyrhizobium guangxiense, the following are encoded in one genomic region:
- a CDS encoding TolC family outer membrane protein, translated as MIGRTARAGRAVKRHRSGVAPVLATWSTLALSCALPSAAWAEALPEALAKAYQTNPQLNAERARQRATDENVPQALAGYRPQIVASLSAGLQSVRNLLPDNTIQTGNLKPWIIGVTVTQNLFNGFRTANNVRAAELQVQSGREALRNVGQGVLLDAVTAYTNVLANQSLVEAQRSNVAFLRETLAVTQRRLNAGDVTPTDSAQAEARLNRGLADLNAAEVALAVSQAIYAQVIGNSPSQLRPAEVVDRYLPKSREDAMTMAIRQHPAVMAAGFDVDVASTNIRIAEGALLPSATIQGSASKSRNNDPTLGTFAEDQASIVANVTAPIYDGGQAAAQTRQAKEVTAQSRLVLDQVRNQARTAVVSAWVANEGAKIAVSASESEVKAATVALQGVQREAAGGQRTTVDVLNSQADLIQAKARLIGALRDRVIASYTLLSAVGHLDVKTLSLNTPDYLPEVHYHQVRDAWHGLRTPSGQ; from the coding sequence ATGATTGGGCGTACCGCCAGAGCTGGTCGCGCGGTGAAGCGGCATCGATCGGGCGTGGCTCCTGTGCTTGCGACATGGAGCACGCTGGCGCTGTCGTGCGCCCTCCCCTCCGCCGCATGGGCTGAAGCCCTGCCGGAGGCGCTGGCCAAAGCCTACCAGACCAATCCGCAGCTCAATGCCGAACGTGCGCGACAACGCGCAACGGACGAGAACGTGCCGCAGGCCCTCGCCGGTTACCGGCCGCAGATCGTGGCGAGCCTCAGCGCCGGCCTGCAATCGGTGCGCAACCTGCTGCCCGACAACACGATCCAGACCGGCAACCTGAAGCCATGGATCATCGGCGTCACCGTGACGCAGAACCTGTTCAACGGGTTCCGCACCGCCAACAATGTGCGGGCCGCCGAGCTCCAGGTGCAGTCGGGCCGCGAGGCGCTGCGCAATGTCGGCCAGGGCGTGCTGCTCGACGCCGTCACGGCCTATACCAACGTGCTGGCGAACCAGTCCCTAGTCGAGGCGCAGCGCTCCAACGTCGCCTTCCTGCGCGAGACCCTCGCGGTCACCCAGCGCCGCCTCAATGCCGGCGACGTCACGCCGACCGACAGCGCGCAGGCCGAGGCACGGCTCAATCGCGGTCTCGCCGACCTCAACGCCGCCGAGGTCGCGCTTGCCGTCAGCCAGGCGATCTATGCGCAAGTGATCGGCAATTCACCCTCGCAGCTTCGGCCCGCCGAGGTGGTCGACCGCTATCTGCCGAAGAGCCGCGAAGACGCCATGACTATGGCGATCCGCCAGCATCCGGCGGTGATGGCCGCAGGCTTCGACGTCGACGTCGCCTCCACCAACATCCGCATCGCCGAAGGCGCGCTGCTGCCGAGCGCCACCATCCAGGGCAGCGCCAGCAAGAGCCGCAACAACGACCCGACTCTCGGGACCTTCGCCGAGGACCAGGCCTCGATCGTCGCCAACGTCACCGCGCCGATCTACGACGGCGGCCAGGCCGCCGCACAGACCCGGCAGGCCAAGGAGGTCACGGCACAGAGCCGGCTGGTGCTCGACCAGGTGAGGAACCAGGCGCGCACGGCGGTGGTCAGCGCCTGGGTCGCCAATGAAGGTGCCAAGATCGCGGTCTCGGCCTCGGAATCCGAGGTGAAGGCGGCAACCGTTGCGCTGCAGGGCGTGCAGCGCGAAGCCGCCGGCGGGCAACGCACGACGGTGGACGTGCTGAACTCGCAGGCGGATTTGATCCAGGCCAAGGCCCGCCTGATCGGCGCGCTGCGCGACCGCGTCATCGCCTCCTACACGCTGCTCAGCGCCGTCGGACATCTCGACGTCAAGACGCTGAGCCTGAACACACCGGACTATCTGCCCGAGGTGCACTACCACCAGGTCCGCGATGCCTGGCACGGCCTGCGCACGCCATCGGGGCAATAG
- a CDS encoding amidohydrolase family protein yields the protein MLSRRSVLLASLAAGVAMTNKAHARAAQPATPINFDVPAHACDCHTHIHGDVEKFPFFAGRVYTPEPASPEEMAALHKALHIERVVIVTPSVYGTDNSSTLFGMKARGATARGVAVVDDKITEAQLDTMQQEGFRGIRLNLATGGVNDPNVGRPRFTAAVERMKARGWHVQLYTTLAMISAIKDLVETAPVPVVFDHFGGLEASLGLEQPGFADLVALVKSGKAYVKISGAYRSSKLAPDYQDMVPYARALIAANADRIVWGTDWPHPDSSRVEGRKPTDIAPLYQIDDGRLLNQLPVWAPDADVRKKILVDNPARLYGF from the coding sequence ATGCTCAGTCGACGCAGCGTCCTGCTTGCCTCCCTCGCGGCCGGAGTAGCCATGACCAACAAAGCCCACGCCCGTGCCGCGCAGCCCGCGACGCCGATCAATTTTGACGTCCCGGCGCATGCCTGCGACTGTCACACCCACATTCACGGCGATGTCGAAAAGTTTCCGTTCTTCGCAGGGCGCGTCTACACGCCCGAGCCGGCCTCACCAGAAGAAATGGCCGCGCTGCACAAGGCGCTCCATATCGAGCGCGTGGTGATCGTCACGCCGAGCGTCTACGGCACCGACAACTCCTCCACCCTGTTCGGCATGAAGGCGCGCGGCGCGACCGCGCGCGGGGTGGCGGTGGTCGACGACAAGATCACCGAGGCGCAACTCGACACGATGCAGCAGGAAGGCTTCCGCGGCATCCGTCTCAATCTTGCGACCGGGGGCGTCAACGACCCCAATGTCGGCCGGCCGCGCTTCACCGCCGCCGTCGAGCGCATGAAGGCGCGCGGCTGGCACGTGCAGCTCTACACCACGCTTGCCATGATTTCGGCGATCAAGGACCTCGTCGAGACGGCGCCGGTGCCCGTGGTGTTCGATCATTTCGGCGGGCTGGAAGCTTCGCTCGGGCTGGAGCAGCCGGGATTTGCCGACCTGGTCGCGCTCGTCAAATCCGGCAAGGCCTATGTGAAGATCTCCGGCGCTTATCGCTCGTCCAAGCTCGCGCCCGACTATCAGGACATGGTGCCCTATGCACGTGCGCTGATCGCGGCAAATGCGGACCGCATCGTCTGGGGCACCGACTGGCCGCATCCGGATTCCAGCCGCGTCGAGGGCCGCAAGCCAACCGACATCGCGCCCCTCTATCAGATCGACGACGGCCGCCTGCTCAACCAGCTTCCGGTCTGGGCGCCGGATGCCGATGTGCGCAAGAAGATCCTGGTCGACAATCCGGCGCGGCTCTACGGGTTCTGA